AGAGACGCAACTTCTTCAAAACATCCAGCAACCACACAGACGCCTTCTGGCGCTGAGACATATACGCCGCCACAATCCCAACTGTACCCAACACCAGAGCAGCCCCCAATCCAATCTGCACCTCTACTGGAAGCGGAAACATGCCCACGGCCAATCCCGTGCCAATCAGCGCAAAGACCAGGCCGCTCACCAGTTCAACCGTCTTATTGATTACCAGAGAAGGAACGCCCTGCGTCACAGAAACCCGATCGCGCAACATATACGCTTTGGCCACCTCACCGCCCACGTGAGAAGCCGGTGTAACATTTCCAACAGCTTCTCCCGACAACTTTGTGCAAAAAAGTGACCAAAAATGCGGGCGGTCGCCATTAAAACACATCGCCCATGCCCACGTATTGCTCACATGCCAGCCCAGTGCAATGAGCAAAACAGGTACATAGCCCCATCCCATCTGCCGCACCTGCGTCCAGGCGGCGATAATCCCCACCTCGTAAATCAACACCGCCAGCAGCGTTAACCCAATGCCCCACAACATCACCTTGCGCGCAGTTTTCATTCGCTATCTATCCCAAAAGAAACGGCGACCAAAATGCGCCGCCGTTCGTCAAAAAGTGTCTTCCAAAACACCGTCAATTAATCCGCATAATCACGTGATAGCCCAGAGGGGTTTTGACAACCTCACTGACTTCATTGGGTTTGAGCTTCATCACTGCGGCTTCAAAATCCGGATGCAAATCGCCCTTAGAGAAAAACCCCGTACTTCCGCCATTTTCTTTTGAAGGATCAATAGAATAACTCCTCGCCAAAGCGGCAAAATCTTCTCCGGCTTTGAGCTTATTCAAAATTTCTTGAGCTTCGGGCTCCGTCTTCACCAGAATATGCCGCACCCGCATCTTGCCCGCCTGAATCGACTTAATAATATCCAGATTCCCCTGTGCGTCGCGCAGCGTACTGGCATCCTTGCTTTCGGCCATTGCCGTTTCATACGCTCTTCGCGCCTTGTCAAAATCTCCCCGAGCCGAATAAATAAACCCCAGATTGTTGTGAACCTCAGCATCTTTGGGATCATTCTCTAATGCCTTCTCGTAAATCACGCCTGCAGAATCG
This Gemmatimonadota bacterium DNA region includes the following protein-coding sequences:
- a CDS encoding lysylphosphatidylglycerol synthase transmembrane domain-containing protein; translation: MKTARKVMLWGIGLTLLAVLIYEVGIIAAWTQVRQMGWGYVPVLLIALGWHVSNTWAWAMCFNGDRPHFWSLFCTKLSGEAVGNVTPASHVGGEVAKAYMLRDRVSVTQGVPSLVINKTVELVSGLVFALIGTGLAVGMFPLPVEVQIGLGAALVLGTVGIVAAYMSQRQKASVWLLDVLKKLRLSFLESRREKFEEVDRTIAAFYRQNRLGFWLCMALHTLSWVLGTFEVYAILSLLGQPQSFLTAFLLTSLSLIINTAFFFIPSGVGVFESGHVFLFQLLGLTPELGLGVALIRRIRKIFWVFFGFVLMAVRLRERSMASSTDGLAMP